Proteins encoded in a region of the Streptomyces violaceoruber genome:
- a CDS encoding MarR family winged helix-turn-helix transcriptional regulator — MHEDGNGGGRGGESHLSGSGVNQPEFLALERELTVLLRRARANQGEMAREVHPDLESSAYGLLVRLGECGGQRATDLAAFIGVGKATMSRQLRALEELGLVAREPDPADGRAWLVTLTPEGQERVGRVREARRARYARRLAGWDPREVTELARLLHELNRGMEK; from the coding sequence GTGCACGAAGACGGGAACGGCGGCGGTCGCGGGGGCGAATCCCACCTGTCCGGCAGTGGTGTGAACCAACCGGAGTTCCTGGCCCTGGAGCGGGAGCTGACCGTCCTGCTGCGGCGGGCCCGGGCCAACCAGGGCGAGATGGCCCGGGAGGTCCACCCCGACCTGGAGTCGTCCGCGTACGGCCTGCTCGTGCGGCTCGGCGAGTGCGGCGGCCAGCGCGCCACCGACCTCGCCGCCTTCATCGGCGTCGGCAAGGCCACCATGTCCCGCCAGCTGCGCGCGCTGGAGGAACTCGGGCTCGTCGCCCGTGAGCCCGACCCCGCCGACGGCCGGGCCTGGCTGGTCACCCTGACCCCGGAGGGCCAGGAACGCGTCGGCCGGGTCCGGGAGGCCCGCCGCGCCCGGTATGCCCGGCGGCTCGCCGGCTGGGACCCGCGCGAGGTGACGGAACTGGCCCGGCTGCTGCACGAACTCAACCGGGGGATGGAGAAGTAG
- a CDS encoding lysozyme gives MLVHRSGSARGRRFAVTGILLAAFSLVFTLPADAASAADVPARGSAHMGMGVAAHDGEHGTPVPGRAAQTEGVDVSSHQGNVAWSTLWNSGVKWAYAKATEGTYYTNPYFAQQYNGSYNVGMIRGAYHFATPDTTSGATQANYFVDHGGGWSRDGKTLPGALDIEWNPYGATCYGKSQSGMVSWIRDFLNTYKARTGRDAVIYTATSWWTQCTGNYGGFAANNPLWIARYASTVGTLPAGWGYYTMWQYTSSGPTVGDHNKFNGALDRVVALANG, from the coding sequence ATGCTCGTGCACAGATCCGGATCGGCCCGCGGACGGCGGTTCGCCGTCACCGGGATCCTGCTCGCCGCGTTCTCCCTCGTGTTCACCCTTCCCGCCGACGCCGCGTCCGCCGCGGACGTCCCGGCCCGCGGCTCCGCCCACATGGGCATGGGCGTCGCGGCCCACGACGGCGAGCACGGCACCCCCGTCCCGGGCCGCGCGGCCCAGACGGAGGGCGTCGACGTCTCCAGCCACCAGGGCAACGTCGCCTGGTCGACCCTGTGGAACAGCGGCGTCAAATGGGCCTACGCCAAGGCCACCGAGGGGACGTACTACACGAACCCCTACTTCGCCCAGCAGTACAACGGCTCCTACAACGTCGGCATGATCCGGGGCGCCTACCACTTCGCCACGCCGGACACGACGAGCGGCGCGACCCAGGCCAACTACTTCGTCGACCACGGCGGCGGCTGGTCCAGGGACGGCAAGACGCTGCCGGGCGCGCTCGACATCGAGTGGAACCCGTACGGGGCCACCTGCTACGGCAAGTCGCAGAGCGGGATGGTCTCCTGGATCCGCGACTTCCTGAACACCTACAAGGCCCGTACCGGCCGGGACGCCGTGATCTACACGGCCACCAGCTGGTGGACCCAGTGCACCGGCAACTACGGCGGCTTCGCCGCCAACAACCCGCTGTGGATCGCCCGGTACGCCTCGACGGTGGGCACGCTGCCGGCCGGCTGGGGCTACTACACGATGTGGCAGTACACGTCGTCCGGTCCGACGGTCGGCGATCACAACAAGTTCAACGGTGCGCTGGACCGCGTCGTCGCGCTGGCCAACGGCTGA